Proteins co-encoded in one Gossypium arboreum isolate Shixiya-1 chromosome 11, ASM2569848v2, whole genome shotgun sequence genomic window:
- the LOC108474119 gene encoding protein transport protein SEC13 homolog B → MPSQKIETGHQDTVHDVAMDFYGKRIATASSDSTIKIAGVSNNTHQHLATLTGHQGPVWQVAWAHPKFGSLLASCCYDGRVILWKEGNQNEWAQAHVFDDHKSSVNSIAWAPHELGLCLACGSSDGNISVFTARADGGWDVSRIDQAHPVGVTSVSWAPSTAPGALVGSGLLDPVQKLCSGGCDNTVKVWKLYNGIWKMDCFPALQMHTDWVRDVAWAPNLGLPKSTIASASQDGKVIIWTVAKEGDQWEGKVLHDFGTPVWRVSWSLTGNILAVADGNNNVTLWKEAVDGEWQQVTVVEP, encoded by the coding sequence ATGCCATCGCAGAAGATTGAAACTGGCCACCAGGACACGGTCCATGATGTGGCCATGGATTTTTATGGTAAGCGTATTGCTACCGCCTCATCAGACAGCACAATTAAGATAGCTGGGGTGAGCAACAACACACATCAGCATTTAGCGACTCTGACAGGTCACCAGGGACCAGTATGGCAGGTGGCTTGGGCTCATCCAAAGTTTGGCTCTTTACTTGCTTCTTGTTGTTATGATGGACGTGTGATTCTTTGGAAGGAAGGCAATCAGAATGAATGGGCTCAGGCTCATGTATTTGATGACCATAAGTCATCTGTTAATTCAATTGCTTGGGCTCCTCATGAACTGGGACTTTGTTTGGCATGTGGTTCTTCTGATGGAAATATATCGGTTTTCACAGCAAGGGCAGACGGGGGCTGGGATGTATCAAGGATTGATCAGGCTCACCCAGTGGGGGTAACATCTGTTTCATGGGCTCCATCAACAGCACCCGGTGCTCTTGTTGGTTCGGGTTTGCTGGACCCTGTTCAAAAACTTTGTTCTGGTGGGTGCGATAACACTGTAAAGGTGTGGAAACTCTACAATGGAATCTGGAAGATGGACTGCTTTCCAGCTCTCCAAATGCATACTGATTGGGTACGGGATGTTGCTTGGGCACCCAATTTGGGGCTACCGAAATCTACCATTGCAAGCGCTTCCCAGGATGGGAAAGTAATTATATGGACAGTGGCCAAGGAAGGGGATCAGTGGGAAGGTAAAGTATTGCATGATTTTGGTACCCCTGTGTGGAGGGTGTCGTGGTCATTGACTGGAAACATATTGGCTGTGGCTGATGGGAACAACAATGTGACGTTGTGGAAAGAAGCTGTAGATGGGGAATGGCAACAGGTGACTGTTGTTGAGCCATAa